aaaaaaattaGCAGCTAAGATATCTTCTGATGAAATTATTAATATTTTTGATCTTATTGGCAATCGTAGAGGCCACTTTAAATTAATAGAAATGTAATGATATTTTTATGACACTTCAGCAAAACCTTGTTCTATATGATTATTTTTGTACCGGATATTTTTTTTCTTTGCTTGGTTTGGCTTGGCCCCCCATATCCAAATCCTGGCTCTGCCcctggactacgccttaccgcaaggggctccgtcaccacctgtacttaccgcATGGACATAGACGGTtgcacacacttaaactcggttgggtggaagagattcctcgttggcaagtatcttcgtgttggacaggtcatcctaattactatcaggaacacccacctCCCAGGCTTGAGAATGAtaatcgtcgtcgatatcatctagaactacatatgtgtgtgtgtggctatatcatctagaactacatatgatggtcgtcgtcgatatcatgtaaaactcatatgatgatcgtcgtcgatattatctagaactacatatgatgatcatcgtcgatatcaccttgtactgcttgaggatgcatgttgagtatatatgaaattattatctagtactccctccgttccaaattactcgtcgtggttttagttcaaatttgaactaaaaccacaacGAGTAATTTGAAACCAAGGGAGTACTACctagtacctataatgctttatgaaattgatatatagtagtacctagtatctggaaattgttgtttattgaagctgaaacggggtaggaagccggggtagcagtagcgcggggccaGGAAATCGTTACAGCTAATTAATAGTAGCGCGTTCCGGAAAAGCGCTGCTGATACAgtccatagtagtagcgcgggtacagaccacgctactactaacagttagctgtagcgccttattggtAGTGCGGCTGcctgcgctgctgatagcctcaaaacccgcgctactactagggttttcacTAGTAGTGAAAGACTATTTTTTTAAAAGTACTATATAGAGATAAATGGAGTCAGCTGTAAAATCAGACTCTCTCCTTTTTCTCCTGTAACCCTATGCGGTTATGGCAAACTCATCCCTCTAGACTTCATCAGCGAGCCCATGAATTCACCTCCCTTCTACTTGTCACTCCGGGGTATACCCTGTGATTGCTGGAACTGGCGACCACGGCAATTTTTTTGTTGGAACCGGCTACCACGGCaattttttgctggaaccggcaCAACAGTTTTGGCGTCGGCGAACTGCAACACTTTTTTTTGCTATAAGACGGAGACGACGTGCTGGCACTAGGGCAAGATGGCAAGCTGCAACCACGTCCTCTGGTGTTTTGCTAGAAACATAGCTACTCGGGTGCGAGAGCGGCGAGGGGCGAGGATCGCCGAGCGGCAGAGATCCGGCGAGCTTCGACGCCGGTCATGTCGCTTGTCCATGGAGCTCCTGACAGTTAAAATGTTTGGATCGTACGCGTGTGATGCAACCGAGCCGAAAGTTTGGGCCCGCTGGCCGGCCGGTCCCTAGCGCTGGCCTTGTTCACGTGACAATTATCGAGACGCGTACCTACGGTTTCGAGTTTCAGGTCTCATTTGAAGGATTTTTTAGACGAAGAAGACTGAGGCAAGAGGGACAGAGCTGCAACAGATTCGTGTGGTGACTCAACCAATGCTTTCCGTGAGCGTGTTCCAATAAAATGGCCCGTGCAATTACAGAGCATGTGTGAGTTTGGTGCATGGCTTGTGTCTAGCCCAGTTTGGAGAGGTGCATGCTTTCTCTACAAATTATGCATTCCTTCGTTTCAAGTTCCTGCATTTCAAACGTTCCATTTATCTCATATCCTCTACTTTTTCTCTGTTTTACACCTGCATTCCTATAGTCTTTCTGTATTTCTTTTTCTATTCCTGTGTGTTTTGCAATCCTGTGAAACAAACGATGTGAACTCGCGTACACTGGAAAACAGGTTTCCTTTATTCCACACGAGAGAAACCAAATCGATATAAGGTGGCAACATTATCAGATAGATATATGGAATTCAAATTCAGAACGAGTTGATGAGAGCAACCAAATCACTGAGATGCGTGTGGGACGACCCACGCTCGTTGATGCCATCCTCCGCGGCCATCTTCAGCCCCTTCATCCTCTCCCTGATCTCCCGCCCCTCTCCGCTCTCCATCATCCTCTCAATGGCGGCCTTGATCCTCCCTCTCTCCAGCCGGTGCGAGCCGTCGACCTCCACGCCCACCCTCCAGACGTCGGCCACGTACCTGGCGTTGCCGTACTGGTCGCCGTGCAGCGGGTGGCAGATCATCGGCACGCCCTCCGCGATCGCCTCCACCGTGGAGTTCCAGCCGCTGTGGGTGAAGAAGGCGCCCACCGCCGGGTGCGCCAGCACCTCCTCCTGCGGCGCCCAGCCCACGATCATGCCGCGCCCGCGCAGCTCCTCCCCGAGCCCGTCGGGCAGCTCCCCGGACTCGAACCCGCGGATGAGCTTGGGCCGGACGACCCAGACGAACGGCCGCTTGCTCAGGGCCAGCCCCCACGCCAGCTCCACGAACTCGTGCGGGTCCATGGCGGCCAGGCTCCCGAAGCTCACGTACAGCACGCTGCCGGGCTTCTGGGTGTCCAGCCAGCCGAGGCATCCGCGGTCCGCCTGCGTCTCGCCCAGGCTGGTGGACTTGGCCGACGGCGCCAGCTTGTGGAGAGGCGCGACGGCGAACACCGGGACCGACAGGTCCTCGCGGATCCGCTCCAGGTTGGCGGCCTCGATGGCGCCCAGGGTGTTGATTATGAGGCCCGAGGACTGCCGCGCCCCGGCGACGCTGTGCCGGAGCAGCTCGGCGAAATCCTCCAGCTTGCTCGTGTCGTGCCGCAGCAGATCCTTCACAAGGTACGGCGGCAGCTCCTCCACCGGATCGTCCTTGCGCGCATCTGCACAGATCCACCACATCGAGCAAACGGTCTCAGCTCGTGATGCATTCCCAGCTCGACCGATAACGAATCCAAGAATTTGTTTGCTGGTCTACAAAAATGGCGAATAGACGAAGGGAAGTCAAGCGAATGCGTCCATCACCTTGCACGGGCAAGTAGGCCTTGTCAATCAAGGTCTGGTACGCCATGTAGACCCGGAAGATGGCGGCGCTGGCGGTCATGATCCCCAGCGCTGGCACGCCGAGCTCCCTGGCCACGGCCTGCGCCGAGTACCAGACGACGTCGGTGATGACGCAGAGGACGCCGCCGtcctcccccgcctcctcggcgAGCAGCGCGGCCAGCCGGTCCCTGAACGGGGCCTCGGCGGCGTCGTTCATGGCCATGCCCATCCTGGCGATGTCCTCGGACGCCGCCAGCTCCGGGGGCACCTCCACGGGGAGGGGCACGAAGCGGTAGCCCGCGGGGTAGTCGGCCGGGTCCGGCACCCGCTGCTCGGTGTGGAAAACGGTGACCGCGAGGCCGCGGGCGTGCAGCGCGCCCGCGAGGCGGAGCACCGGGTTGAAGTGGCCCAGGAACGGGAACGGGAAGAACACCACGCGGCGGCGGCCCGCTCCGGCCATGGCTGCCGTCGACGTCGTCGTctctagctctctctctctctctctctctctccgtccgGCGGGCGGAAGGCTTGCTCTGAGACTGATGAGACATGCAGAAATAGAGGAGAAGACTTTATTGTCGCTCGCCGGGAGTGCGGACGCGCGACGAGACGGCGCGAGCTGGCGCTGTCCCTGTCGGCCGGTCAGGCTGCGCGGGCCGTGGGGCGCTACCCTATCTATCGCCATGTGGGCTACCATCATGGGGCGGCATGATCATTGGGTCACAGAATCTCACGCTTGCCACGAGATGAATTAAGATGATTATCTGATGCTTGCCCCGAGCTGGATTGACAAGATTGGTACCCGAGTTTAGTACTATATCTTTTTTTCACGAATACACAAAGATTGCGTATCATTGCATTGATAGGAGGGGTGAAAAACACAAAGGGTAATGGCTACAACGGCCACGCGTACACAAGTCGGCGCGGGCTCAAGTAGCGGGAGCAGTTAGGGTAGGGGCTGCTCGTCCCCGATACATCAAGTTAGAACCTATCTCTCAGAGATCATGATCGCCAAGCCGTTGGCGCCGGCGCTAGCCCATAGGCGAGCGTCTTCCTGAATAGACCGAAGCAGACTAGCGGTGGAGGGGTGCAGCTGGTCGAAGACACACCCATTTCGGTGTTTCCAGATTGCCAAGGCGGCGAGGGCAATGATGAAGTTTAGCCCCTTCCGTAGAGCAGCGGGCGATGTGGAGCATGCGTCGATCCACCATTCCGCAAAAGGGGTGTCGCGATCTGCACCAACAGAGAACCTCGTGCCAAATTTGGCGGGAGAAAGGGCAAGCAACGAACAGATGGTGCATGTCCTCGGTGGCCTGGTCACAAAACACGCACCGGTTGTTGTGAGGTAAACCACGGCGGGCGAGGCGATCAGCCGTCCAACACCGATCCTGCAGGGCCA
This sequence is a window from Aegilops tauschii subsp. strangulata cultivar AL8/78 chromosome 7, Aet v6.0, whole genome shotgun sequence. Protein-coding genes within it:
- the LOC109754422 gene encoding DIMBOA UDP-glucosyltransferase BX8, giving the protein MMVAHMAIDRVAPHGPRSLTGRQGQRQLAPSRRASALPASDNKVFSSISACLISLRASLPPAGRRERERERELETTTSTAAMAGAGRRRVVFFPFPFLGHFNPVLRLAGALHARGLAVTVFHTEQRVPDPADYPAGYRFVPLPVEVPPELAASEDIARMGMAMNDAAEAPFRDRLAALLAEEAGEDGGVLCVITDVVWYSAQAVARELGVPALGIMTASAAIFRVYMAYQTLIDKAYLPVQDARKDDPVEELPPYLVKDLLRHDTSKLEDFAELLRHSVAGARQSSGLIINTLGAIEAANLERIREDLSVPVFAVAPLHKLAPSAKSTSLGETQADRGCLGWLDTQKPGSVLYVSFGSLAAMDPHEFVELAWGLALSKRPFVWVVRPKLIRGFESGELPDGLGEELRGRGMIVGWAPQEEVLAHPAVGAFFTHSGWNSTVEAIAEGVPMICHPLHGDQYGNARYVADVWRVGVEVDGSHRLERGRIKAAIERMMESGEGREIRERMKGLKMAAEDGINERGSSHTHLSDLVALINSF